From the genome of Segatella hominis, one region includes:
- a CDS encoding TraB/GumN family protein, with protein sequence MNLKQMIFKTMNFNSMKRIVLALMLISVSMVSVQAQLLYKISKDSTNLKPSYIMASNRLMNPMGVVSLSGELKEALTNTDQMYFEVNKAAYQETINDAKKLADGKTLLSLLTPAQQTKLNAFLKKYMEVDFRSSYVQKKYGNLTPAALMEDMEQLLFVANHMGMYDPTHTFDQYFEAQAKANNETVGGLSDVDAYINDTYKSDLKLQVARLVEFLENEPTELAKLNKAVGAFKAQDVDAAFKATGAHVSQPTLEVWAAKVQTVMAEKPTFFVVDAANLGGENGLLQLLRNAGCKIEK encoded by the coding sequence ATGAATTTAAAGCAAATGATTTTCAAGACAATGAATTTCAATTCGATGAAGCGAATTGTTTTAGCGCTTATGCTGATAAGTGTAAGCATGGTGAGTGTACAGGCACAGCTTCTTTACAAGATCAGTAAGGACAGTACCAATCTGAAGCCTTCCTATATCATGGCGTCCAACCGACTCATGAATCCTATGGGTGTTGTCAGTCTGAGTGGTGAGTTGAAGGAAGCGCTTACTAATACCGATCAGATGTATTTCGAGGTAAACAAGGCGGCTTATCAAGAGACCATCAATGACGCTAAGAAACTGGCTGACGGCAAGACTCTCCTCAGTTTGCTTACTCCGGCTCAGCAGACAAAGCTTAATGCTTTCCTCAAGAAATACATGGAGGTGGATTTCCGTAGTTCCTATGTGCAGAAAAAGTATGGTAACCTGACTCCTGCTGCCTTGATGGAAGATATGGAGCAGTTGCTCTTTGTGGCCAACCACATGGGTATGTATGATCCTACTCATACTTTCGACCAGTATTTTGAAGCACAGGCAAAGGCAAACAATGAGACTGTAGGCGGTTTAAGTGATGTGGATGCTTATATCAACGATACTTATAAGAGTGACCTGAAGCTGCAAGTGGCACGCTTGGTAGAGTTTCTGGAGAATGAGCCTACAGAGTTGGCCAAGTTGAATAAGGCTGTAGGTGCTTTCAAGGCACAGGACGTAGATGCTGCTTTCAAGGCTACTGGCGCTCATGTTTCTCAACCAACTCTTGAGGTTTGGGCTGCAAAGGTGCAGACTGTGATGGCAGAGAAGCCAACCTTCTTTGTTGTTGATGCCGCCAATTTAGGTGGAGAAAATGGTCTTCTCCAGTTGCTCCGCAATGCCGGTTGCAAAATAGAAAAGTAA